Sequence from the Deinococcus reticulitermitis genome:
CGAGTTCGAGGAAGAGCCGGCCCAGCGACATCTACGGCTCGCCCCGGCTCAAGGGGCCTTTCCCATGTCGAGCAGCTCCGCCGCGCGCCGCACCCCCTCCGGGGTACCCACCACGACCACCGTGTCGCCCGCCTCGAGCACGTATTCGGGCCCCGGCGCCGGAATCGCCTGTCCCCCGCGCATCACGGCCACGATGCTCGTGCCAGTGCGGGTGCGCATCCTTGAGGCGCCGACCGCCTGACCCGCGAACGGGCTGGCCGGCGAAAGAGGCAGCCAGTCCATCGCCAGCCCCTCAATGTCCTGCATCGCCTGCCCGAGGCGCCGGGTGACCGTGCTGCCGCCGAGCAGGTCGGCCACCACCGCCGCTTCCTCATCGGAGAGCGTGATCGTCTCCGCGCAGGCGTCGGGGTCGTCGCGCCGCGACACGAACAGCTCGCGCCGCCCGTCGCGGTGGGTGATGACCCCCACGCGTTTGCCGAAGCGGCCATCGAAGTCGTAGCGCATGCCGACTCCAGGCAGAGCAGTTTCGTCGAGCTTGACCATGCACGCAGCATAGGGGTACGCGGCCTGGGTGTCGCATGGGGGGCCGGCAGACAGAGATCCTCCCCGACCCCCACCCACCGTGACCAGCGCCGCCGGCTTATCCTTGACCGGATGAACAACCCAGAGCAGCCCAGCGACCCGGAGACGGGTGACGCGCCGGTCCAGGTCAGGGTGGACCTTCAGCGTCCGCCACCGGCAGAACGCGAGCCGCGCGACGACATCTCGGTCACCCGGCACCGGATCACCGTGGGGGGACGCGAGCTCGCCTACACCGTCACGGCGGGCCGGCTGGTGCTGCGCGAGGAGCGGCACGGCAAGGATGGCCAGTCAGAGGGCTTTCGCCCGCGCGCCGAGGTCTTTTTCACTGCCTACGCGCTTGACGACCAACCTGACCCCCGGCAGTGTCCGCTGACCTTCAGCTTCAACGGTGGCCCAGGAAGTTCCTCGGTGTGGCTGCACCTCGGGCTGCTCGGGCCGCGCCGGGTGGAGATGGGAGACGCCGGAGCGCTGACCGGGCCGCCCTATGACCTCGTGGACAACGAGTTCACGCTGCTGACCCACAGCGACCTCGTGTTCATCGACCCGGTGAGCACCGGCTACTCACGCGCCGCTGAGGGAGAGAAGCCCGGCGACTTCCACGGCTTTCAAAAGGACATCGAGTCGGTCGGCGACTTTATCCGGCTGTGGACGAGCCGCGCGGGGCGGTGGCTGAGCCCCAAGTTCCTGATCGGCGAGAGCTACGGCACCCTGCGCGCGGCGGCGCTGAGCGGCTTCCTCCAGGAGCGGCACGGGCTTTATCTCAACGGCCTGATGCTCGTGAGCACCATCCTCGACTACGCGACGGTGGACGAGACCCCGGGGCACGACCTTTCCTACACGCTGCACCTGCCCACCTACGCGGCGACCGCCTGGTATCACGGCCATCACCCGGGGCGCGAACTCGGAGACGTGCTGCGCGAAGCCGAAGCCTTTGCCGACGGCCCCTACACCCTCGCCCTGCAGCGCGGTGCCCGGCTGGGTGAGGCGGAGCGCCAGGAAATCGCCGGAAAGTACGCGCGCCTCACGGGTCTGAGCCCCGAATTCACCCTGCGCAGCGACCTGCGCGTGACCCTGGGCCGCTACCGCAAGGAGCTGCTGCGCGCGCAGGGGCGCGTCCTGGGGCGGCTCGACACCCG
This genomic interval carries:
- a CDS encoding S10 family peptidase — encoded protein: MNNPEQPSDPETGDAPVQVRVDLQRPPPAEREPRDDISVTRHRITVGGRELAYTVTAGRLVLREERHGKDGQSEGFRPRAEVFFTAYALDDQPDPRQCPLTFSFNGGPGSSSVWLHLGLLGPRRVEMGDAGALTGPPYDLVDNEFTLLTHSDLVFIDPVSTGYSRAAEGEKPGDFHGFQKDIESVGDFIRLWTSRAGRWLSPKFLIGESYGTLRAAALSGFLQERHGLYLNGLMLVSTILDYATVDETPGHDLSYTLHLPTYAATAWYHGHHPGRELGDVLREAEAFADGPYTLALQRGARLGEAERQEIAGKYARLTGLSPEFTLRSDLRVTLGRYRKELLRAQGRVLGRLDTRFTGLDRDSGGEEPEYDPSMSAILGPYTAALNHYVRAELGFGSDLPYEILTGRVRPWSFADFENRHVRVSDTLRAAMHHNPHLKVLVASGYFDAATPYHAARHTLDHLGLDPALRGQLRETFYEAGHMMYVHRPSLEQQKQDLADFIEWARGS
- a CDS encoding cation:proton antiporter regulatory subunit, with the protein product MVKLDETALPGVGMRYDFDGRFGKRVGVITHRDGRRELFVSRRDDPDACAETITLSDEEAAVVADLLGGSTVTRRLGQAMQDIEGLAMDWLPLSPASPFAGQAVGASRMRTRTGTSIVAVMRGGQAIPAPGPEYVLEAGDTVVVVGTPEGVRRAAELLDMGKAP